A genomic stretch from Erigeron canadensis isolate Cc75 chromosome 9, C_canadensis_v1, whole genome shotgun sequence includes:
- the LOC122583183 gene encoding uncharacterized protein LOC122583183 — MAHYAIQQDVRDTASSSRTYTRRDDRSESHNHLFRDYFAEEPKFNETFFRQRFRMSRRLFVKIASDLENNFSFFQRKIDARGKWGFSALQRCTSAVRQLGYGSNPDSLDDYLNMSERSSRETLNAFCDGVIKLYRHEYLRRPTRSLDCTHWAWDNCPVAWRGQYTRGDHHGPTISLEAVASQDYVTAPLVPFTVNGTEYQYPYSLVDGIYPRYAMFVKTISHPNGEKRIRYAKAQEAARKDVERAFGIIKKNGKYLENRHDK; from the exons ATGGCGCATTATGCGATTCAACAAGATGTCCGTGATACTGCCTCCTCTTCAAGAACGTATACAAGACGCGACGATCGCAGTGAGTCTCACAACCATCTTTTTCGAGATTATTTTGCCGAGGAACCGAaatttaatgagactttttttagacAAAGGTTTCGTATGAGTAGACGGTTGTTTGTGAAGATAGCTTcagatttggaaaacaattttagtttttttcaaagGAAGATCGACGCTCGTGGTAAATGGGGGTTTTCAGCTTTACAGAGATGCACATCTGCAGTTCGCCAGTTAGGATATGGTAGTAATCCCGACAGTTTAGATGATTACCTAAATATGTCGGAAAGATCGTCACGTGAAACCCTTAATGCTTTTTGTGATGGAGTCATTAAGTTGTATCGGCATGAATATTTGCGTAGGCCAACGC ggagtcttgattgtacacactggGCTTGGGATAATTGTCCAGTAGCTTGGCGTGGCCAGTACACGCGAGGTGATCATCACGGGCCGACGATATCGCTTGAAGCAGTTGCATCACAGGATT ACGTCACAGCACCGTTGGTTCCATTCACTGTAAATGGAACCGAATATCAATACCCGTATTCTCTCGTGGATGGGATCTACCCAAGATATGCGATGTTTGTGAAAACGATTTCCCATCCAAACGGTGAGAAAAGGATTCGATATGCTAAGGCACAGGAGGCTGCAAGGAAGGATGTGGAGCGAGCTtttggtattataaaaaaaaatggaaaatacttaGAGAACCGGCACGACAAATGA